A section of the Macadamia integrifolia cultivar HAES 741 chromosome 9, SCU_Mint_v3, whole genome shotgun sequence genome encodes:
- the LOC122089027 gene encoding lysM domain receptor-like kinase 3: MPNVLLSVWGFNLTDHLFGQDSVVVDVRKTKCLLVHAAFGPMNAKLDRDKDHNNVRLIGYCIEGSLFLVYEFIENGKDLLPWFTMVQIALDSGRDLEYIHEHIVPVYIHRDIKSAKILIDKNHHGKVSDFGLAKFTEVGNSLKTRLVGTFGYMPPRIMDIEA, from the exons ATGCCTAATGTTCTTTTATCTGTCTGGGGATTTAATTTGACTGATCATTTGTTTGGTCAG GATAGTGTTGTAGTCGATGTAAGGAAGACAAAGTGCCTACTTGTACATGCAGCATTTGGGCCCATGAATGCAAAGCTGGATAGAGATAAGGATCATAACAAC GTGCGCTTGATAGGATATTGCATCGAGGGTTCTTTGTTTCTCGTATATGAGTTCATTGAGAATG GGAAGGATCTGCTTCCATGGTTTACCATGGTTCAAATCGCCCTTGATTCAGGAAGAGATCTTGAATATATCCATGAGCATATTGTTCCTGTCTATATCCATCGTGATATTAAATCAGCAAAAATTTTGATTGACAAGAACCATCATGGAAAG GTCTCAGATTTTGGATTAGCCAAGTTTACTGAAGTTGGAAATTCATTGAAAACACGTCTAGTGGGTACATTTGGATACATGCCCCCCAGA ATCAtggatatagaggcatga